A single window of Nicotiana sylvestris chromosome 5, ASM39365v2, whole genome shotgun sequence DNA harbors:
- the LOC138869611 gene encoding tropomyosin-2-like, giving the protein MKQITIEVPADGNILKKSGQDDVWLKPMIGSVEKSKLESHSSLTWMNDIVQSSLKINHIDKEMMKRVSHIEQLMHDYQIEADNWKEQYESLQLEMEVLEENKCTLEQQLKVMALELAVEKASSNQAGKDKNLLESSFAEQLSKASEEIRGLKALLNEKEVYAGELVQTLTQTQEDLRVSSDKVKFLESSLAPLQSSYDAALNEREELKSEIDHWKETTRLLRTKLLSK; this is encoded by the exons ATGAAGCAAATTACCATTGAGGTTCCTGCCGATGGTAATATTCTAAAGAAGTCTGGCCAAGATGACGTATGGTTGAAACCCATGATTGGTTCCGTTGAAAAGTCCAAGCTAGAAAGTCATAGTtctttgacttggatgaatgaCATAGTGCAATCATCACTGAAG ATCAATCACATCGATAaagagatgatgaaaagggtttcCCATATAGAGCAATTGATGCATGATTACCAGATTGAGGCAGATAATTGGAAAGAACAGTATGAAAGTCTCCAGCTTGAgatggaagttttagaagaaaataaatgtaccttagagcagcagttGAAGGTCATGGCATTGGAGTTAGCAGTTGAAAAGGCTTCTTCCAACCAAGCAGGCAAGGATAAAAATCTCCTCGAGTCATCTTTTGCTGAACAACTCTCCAAAGCCTCCGAGGAGATCAGAGGTTTGAAGGCCTTGTTGAATGAGAAAGAGGTTTATGCAGGTGAGCTTGTTCAAACACTCACCCAGACCCAAGAAGATCTCCGTGTGTCTTCTGATAAGGTCAAGTTTTTGGAGAGTTCCCTTGCCCCTTTACAATCTTCTTACGATGCTGCTTTGAATGAGAGGGAGGAACTCAAGAGTGAAATTGATCATTGGAAAGAGACTACGAGGCTATTGAGGACAAAGCTGTTGTCGAAGTAA